The sequence AGTGGGAGGGAAGTCTTCAGAggaggaaaagatggaaaaaccTAAGGCAGTCTGaaagtgggaggagggaaggtcaGAGAATAAGGGATGGTCAAGGGCATGTGAGTAACAATAAAGGCTTCACGGAACTGGGGGCAGCTGAGTTGGGCCTAGGAACAGGCGGGGCCCCAATCCTTATCACGTTCCTGCTGGGCCTCTGGCCTGTGACCCACTCAGCTgcacccctcccacccaccctaaTCCCCTTGTCCCCattctccacctccaccccccaccagccTGCCAGCCCAGCTGGGAGTGGAAAGTCTCTCTGGGTGGGTGGAGAGTGCTTAGTGGCCTCAGCCCCACTCTGGAGCTACCCTGAGACCAGTGGTGGGTTGGGGGACAGCAGAAGCTGGCGGCTGGGCTGTGACTGTGGATGCTGGGGTGATGGGACGGGACGGGAGAGTGGCTGAGCCATGGCTAGACTTGCCAAGCTGGGcatgtgttggggggtggggaggaggagattCCGGCTGCCACCCGCAGAGCTTCAGGACACAAAGGGCTCCTgttggggccggggtggggggggtgagggagggaaagatagagagagaaagagagagaggagagggaaccagagagaggaagaagaggggaaaagcgaggccaggggagggggcagagaagagaaagcagaccagaggggaagaagggaagagcaAGGAGAGAAAGTAGCGTCTAAAGAGGCAGACACAGCATAGAAGGGGGAGGTGAGTGTTcgagagaaagacaaaggatcCGAAGGACAAGGGGGAGACACGGGAGCAGAGAGTGAACTTGACCCTGAGAAGTCATTCCAGAGATAGAGACCCAGGCGAAGGCGATGGAGAGGTGGCTGGTGCCTGGCTTTCTTGACCAATGGCCCATTCTCAGCCTGTGCAGATTGACTGACACTTCTAATCCTATGCAAAGGCTTACCCCTCTACCCTTGCTCCACCCCCACTCTTGCTACCTCTCCCTGTCATCCTGTTTCATCCAGTCACTCTTTCTTGTAACTGGTTCCCTCCCAGTCTCAGTTACAGCCTGGGCCCCATCTTCCTGGAGAGGttccttccctgcctctttcCTGGGCAAATTTCAGGCCACAGATAAAAAAGGGGCTTCAGGGCCCACTCCCTTCCCTAGAGTCTGGTTTCCCCCACCCCAGTGACACAAACAGAGGCAAAAGGTTTCTCAAACATTAAGTTACAATGGTGACCAAGAGTCAGCTCCGATCCCAAGGACCCCTGCTTCTCATGATGCCAAGGGATAGCCCTGGagtgggtgggggctggatgcCCAGGGTCAGCATGGACAAAGGTCCCAATTCCCACACCTTTTCCTGCTTGACCCATCCTCCAGTAAAGCTCCAGTAAAGCTCCTGTCCCCCAGGATGGCAGGCCacatttttccagaaaattgacTGAGGGGTTCCTCCTGCCAATGTTGGGTTGCCAGCCCCCAGGGGTAAGGGCCGGGTTTGGGTTTCTCCGTCTAGCACAGTGCCATGCACATAGTGGAGACACAAGTGATGTCTTGGATGGCAGAGACAGGAGTACAGAGAGAGTTCAAGGATGTGAGTGGTGCTGGTAAGGGGTAGTGAGGTGCTGAGGCTTGGACCCAGGTGGTGATAGGAGGAGCAAGGAAACGTTGGTGGGGAGAGTAAACGGAAGGACACCTGGGATTAGCACCTGAAGTCCTGTCCTCCGCAGGCCCCCAGCCTCAGCCAGAAACCTGCGTgcagcctcccacccccagctccccagccctcCAGCCTCTCAGGCcctcgagcctcagtttccccaactcaGAGGGCTGGGGCAAGGTGAGGGTAGGCCCGACGCGGGGAGAAGGGTAACCAGGAGCAGAGGTCTGGAAGTACACTCCTCAGGGCTCGGCTTACCAGGGTCTGCTCGTACTGCAGCGCCCGCGGCTCCATCCCGTCCTCtgtggccgccgccgccgccgccgaggccGCCATCTCCGCTCACAGCCTTCTGGCCTCCCGCTGCGGCTCGGGGTCTGAACTGGACTCGCCTCCCAGCCCGCGGAGCCCGCGCCCACTCGCGTCCCGTCCCGTCCCCGCAGCCGGGGCGCCGAGTGCAGAGTGCGGCGGGCCCCGGGCGGGCGCCGCCGGCGCAGCCTCCCGCTCGCGTCCCCTCCTCGGCGGGCGGGCCGAGGGCGGTGCCCTCCGTGCTGCTCCGCCCGCCGGCCCATCCACCGGAGCCGGCCCAGCCCGGCTGGGGTCCGCGTTGGGGCCGCCTCCCGGGCTCCGGAGAGGCGGCAGGGGGCGCTTGCAACGCGCAAGCCCGCGTCCCCTCTCCGCGGAGGCGGGTGGCTGAGAGGGGCGTCCgggcctgggtgggggcgggTCCGCTGGCACGTGGAGGGGCTGGGCAGTGTCTGCGGCTCCCCGCGTCCGGCCGGGGGCGGCTACCGAGGTCGGCGCTCAGTAGGACCTGGGGCTGCAGGCTGCTGAACCGTCTAAAGCCGACTTTCGGGCCCAATCTCTCTCGAGAGAGCGGTGCCCTCACTTGCTTTGCTGAAGGAGCCAACGGCTCAGACCGGCCTGGCAAGGCCCCTCTGCTCCGTGGGGGGTGAGAAACAGAACTGGGGAGACTCGGAGGGGGACGCTAGGCCCAGAAGAGGGGTGCTTGGAACTGGAAACTTCGGTTTCTCTCAtcccccttcctttctttgcGACTGTCCCGGGGAGGTGCACCTGGAGCTAGCTGGCCTGAGGCTTGTGCGTGGGTGGAGCCGGAGGGAAGGGAGGTCTAGGTGCTGGGGAGGCCGCTCCTGGGAGGCGGGCGTGGGGGGACAGAGGTCGCTTCTCCTTGGCAGGGCTGAAGAAGAAACCCGAGTAGCTGCTGACGTCTAGCTGCCAAGGGGGAACAGCCTGCTGGGGCTCTGCGTTCTCTATCAGGCTCCGGAGAAGAAAAGTGCAAAGGGTGGGGTGAACAAGTGTGGGGTGAACACAGTCAGAGATAGAGTCAGGGGACAGGCCAGTGCCCAGGAAAACAGGCATTGTGCAGGAGGAGGCAGTACCAGGGTGAAGGGgcaggtgggaggcagagggggttCCCAGGAGGGAGTGCCCAGGAAGGGGACAGTGTGAGAACCAGCACCCTAGAGGAACGGGCAGTGTAAAGGAAGAGGTGGTATCCATAGGAGAGGACAATGCCGGGATGAAGGAGCACTTAGGAGAACGTGTCCAGAAGGTGAGCGCAGTGGTGGAGGAAAGGCCAGAACCGAGCCGAAGGGGCAGTACTGAGGAGAGCAGTGTGATGGGGTTAATACCATGCTGAAGGGGCGGTGCGAGGTAAGAAatcaggggtggggagggtgcaGTACCAGAGGAGGAGACAGTGCAGACTTCCCTCTTCCCCATGGTGACATCATGGCAAATTCCCAAAGTGGATATCACCGGGTCGGGTGACATCCAGCTGGGCCCAGCCGGCCTGGGCCAGCCCGGGATTCCTCAGTGCCAGCTAGAAGGACTGGGTACGGCACCCTACTTGGCCATCGCCCTGGGGGCGTGGTTCTGCTCCGCTAGCCCTTTGCGCGGACTGTGCCCTCGGCAGACCCGCGGACCGACAGGGTAGGGCTAGGGCCAGGATtctctgggccaaggatcaaggTCCCTGGCTGGGGTAGGCCCCCAAGCACTCCAGTCTTCCTAACCCGGCATCTGAAGAGGGCGCACTAGAGCCTCCGGAGAGAGCGGGACACCAAGCCACCCCCGGCTGGAGGTGGGACCTATCGTGTTCCCGCCCTGGGAGGAGTTATCTGGACGTGAGACCGCCCTAAACACTGAAGCCTCTCGGAAGCAATCGTTCGGGGCGGAAGTTAAGAAGCCCCGAGAGCTAGGCGGCGGAAGTAGCTGCGTTACTGCTGGTCTGTGCGCATGCgtccttctatttctttgctgccGCTCTTCAGGCGCTGcattttcctctctcatttttctccACGCGGGGCCGTGCCCTGCTCCGTAGTCTTCGTCACGCGCTCAGCACCTCTGCTTCTCTCGTGGCCCCCTCACCATGGCGGGCATTCTGTTCGAGGATATTTTTGATGTGAAAGACATTGACCCAGAGGGCAAGAAGTTTGACCGAGGTGAGTAAGGTTTGTAGGGGCGGTTTGGGAGAAGCGGCTGATCTCAGGGACACGCCCCTGGGCCTCTTGTCCACACATTTCATGTGGTCTTCCCCTACCGGCAGGTCCTGACCTAGGGGCCTCTCTCAGGAAacgttttatagatgagaaaacggagACTTCGAGCTCTCCCTCGCTTCACACATGCTGTGCCCGGTGCCTGGGTGACCTTTCTTCATGGTGCTGGTAACCTCCTTGGCATCTTTTTAATCGCTGCCCACTCTGCTAGGCGCTGTGCTGTGCACTTTACACACATTGCCTTACTTATTCCTTTCGAGAGTCTCCACGAGGTAGGTGGTGTCTTACCCATCTTCTGAGAGGCTGAGCAACCCACCCAAGGCTGTACAGCAAATAATCCGACCTCAGGGCCTGTTGCCCTCAGAGTCTTAGCTCTTTGTGAAATCCTCTCTAAGAGTTGACTGCTTGGTATACACCTCCTTGTTCTGACGTTGATCAAGAATTATTTGTCCTTGGTGTCTCTTCCTTTGCTTAGAGACTGAGATATTCTTCAGAACAAACAgcaggtgtttgtttgtttgtttgattttgtctttttagggccagacgtaaggacatatggaggttctcaggctaagggtcgagtcagagctacagctgcaggccccacaccacagccacagcaacgccagatccaagccccgtctgagacttataccacagctcacagcaacaccagatccttaatcccctgagctgatccttaacccacagagtgaggccagggattgaacccccatcctcatggatactaatcaggtttgttaccactgagccacggacaAGACCTCCCCAAACAGCAGTTCTTAATAATCTCCttagcacagcgcctggcacgGAAAGGCAAAACCTTTGGATGACTGACTTGCCCCAGAGCAGGTTGTTTCTTAGTCACCCATGCAGGCCTAGAACGTGATATTATTTGTTGCCAGAGGACCTTTGATTCTTTTCTGGGCATTCTGTCCACCAGCCATAGTTTTCTGCCTCTTTGCTTGTATATGTGGTTCTTATTGAGCCTGTACTTCTATGAGAGCAGATGAGAGGCCATTGGATACAGATTAAGTATTCTGTGCATACAGTTTCTCAAAGTGGGGTCTGCCCTGCCCTTGAGGGTCTACTTGGCCAGGCAGTTACCTCTGctgctctttttctgtttccctccAGTGTCTCGACTGCATTGTGAGAGTGAATCTTTCAAGATGGACCTCATCTTAGATGTAAACATTCAGATTTATCCTGTTGACCTGGGTAAGTGTTGAACACAAACAATAACAGCAAGTGTTTTTGCATTTCAGACTCTGATATTGCTGTTATTTTCAGGTGACAAGTTCCGGTTGGTGATAGCCAGTACTTTGTATGAAGATGGTACTCTGGATGATGGTGAATACAACCCCACAGATGATAGGCCTTCCAGGTGAGGAAGTACTTGAAATATGCCTGAGGACTAAATAGATAAGTAGTACAGAAAGACCCTTAGTTACTTCATAGAATAAATGTTTATGAACAGAATCTATGTAAACTTAAGGAAATTGCCGCACTTAattcaaacaggagttcctgttgtgcctcagtggtaatgaacctaactagcatccatgaggatgcagcttccatccctggccctgctcagtgggttaaggatccggcgttgctgtgagctgtggtgtaggttgcagacatagcttagatctggtgttgctgtggctgtggtgtagacgtgtagctgcaactccgattctacccctagccttggaacttctatatgccttgagtgcggcccttaaaaaaaaaaaaagacaacaacgaAGGATACAAACAATGAGTTCTCTgggagctcagcaggttaaggatctgctgtggctcgggttgctgctgtggcctgggtttgatccctggcctgggaacttccttgtgctgtgggtgtggcccccccaaaaaaataaataaaagggagagtTCAGACATCCAGGTGTTTATCCAGAGCAGTGATTACAGCATGAGTTGCAGctttttgggggaaggggggcatgcccacagcatgcagaaggtcctggggccagggatcgaacctctgccacagcagtgacatttccagatccttaatcattaggccaccaggaaacctCGAGTTGTAgctttttgatggctgaggaaATGACCACTGAATGACGTAGGCTGTGTAAGTCTTGTGTCTCAGGAGGGAATTTTGTGTGAGGAAAGGCTTTAGAGCCCCACTCAGTTCACATCTCATCTCTATCACTTATTTGTTGAATAACATTTGACTTCCTTcaaccttagtttcttcatcagtGAAATACCTACAGTTATACCTCGCTCACAGGGTTGCTGTCGGGACTAAATGATGTGATGTTTGGAAAGTGCCTGTTGTTATGATGTTGGCACTTAGTTATCAGTTACCATTTTTAAAGGGTCTCTTATTATTGTTGACTGTGTATAACAATAACTGCCACTATTGTTCCACAGGGCTGACCAATTTGAGTATGTAATGTATGGGAAAGTGTACAGGATTGAGGGAGATGAAACTTCTACTGAGGCAGCAACACGCCTGTAAGTTCCATGGTCTTGTGAGAatcttctcccccttcccttttgTGAGAATCTGGACTATGCTCTGAAAATTTGGGCCAGGCTCAGGCTTCTTGGGTCTCTCTCCCCAAGCACCTTAGACCTAAGCAGGACCTGGAAAGAAGCTGTTCTGGGAACAGTTTTCAGTGTGGAATATAAATGCCCTCTGTGAGGACCTCAGGGCCTGGTGGTCCAAATGAGAAGCTGGTAATCTTGCTGtgtgaaaatgcaaagaaagattACTTCTCTAAGAACTAAATGCAGCACAAGTGATTAAACTGCTaggcttctgtgtgtgtgtgtgtatgttttgccACTCTGCAATCCAATCTCTAGTAGTTCTTTGGTTTTTCTGCCcaactattttttctcttctttaaaatcttattaaaacAATATGTGCCCTTTGTAAGAAATTTGAAAAGCATAGGAGTAatgtgaaaggaaaggaaaaaagtcaccTATAATTCTATACCCAGAAGGAATTTTTTACATAAACATTCTTGAatattctaggttttttttctgtgtactttttctttgaaatcatGTTGTTTATTACagtgttttgttctgttctttttgcTTAATGTTATGTAAAACatgtttctttatgtctttaaatattaCTAGGGACATTTTAATAGCTATATAACATTTCAATAAATGGATATATCTTAATCCATTTGGTCATTTCACTTATTCTGGTCATGGAATGTTTTCTACCTTTGCTAATATAAAGAACACTGCCTTgcacatatctatatctatgcaTTCATCTTTGTTTGAATTTTGGTTCCTGATGGCAAAATTCTAAAAGGGTGTTACTTTTTCTTGGGCTGGGATGGAGACCCACTGAATCAGTTGTTCTGGTGCTCAGACTTATGGGACTGGGTCTTTTTCAGCTCTGCCTATGTGTCCTATGGTGGCCTGCTCATGAGGCTGCAGGGTGATGCCAACAACCTGCATGGATTTGAAGTGGATTCCAGAGTTTATCTGCTGATGAAGAAACTGGCCTTCTGAACTACCCAGGAAGCCTACCTGGTTGCTTAGTCACTCAGGTCATGGACATTAATTCAAGCCTGAGTAGCAGTTGCTGTTGGTCACCTGTTCGGGAGGGCTGGCTCTGTGTCACTGTGCGTGTATCTTTAGGAGGTTTGGACTCAGTGGGAAACACCTGTTTGTGAAAGATCCAGTGTTTTGGCAAGCTTAAAATGAATCAGAAATTGTTCTgtgtatatgattttttaattaaactttactttttcagactcttccccccaccccctttggccatgcccacagcttgCCGacgtttttgggccagggatcaaacctgtaccacagcagtgacccaagccatgcagtgacatcaccagatccttaaccctgagacACCAGTGaactcttctccttcctttaaaaaaaccttttttttctgtttactttaaagttgttttttctgggagttcccattgtggctcagtgggttaggaaccccaT is a genomic window of Sus scrofa isolate TJ Tabasco breed Duroc chromosome 13, Sscrofa11.1, whole genome shotgun sequence containing:
- the POLR2H gene encoding DNA-directed RNA polymerases I, II, and III subunit RPABC3 isoform X1, producing the protein MRKRRLRALPRFTHAVPGAWVTFLHGAVSRLHCESESFKMDLILDVNIQIYPVDLGDKFRLVIASTLYEDGTLDDGEYNPTDDRPSRADQFEYVMYGKVYRIEGDETSTEAATRLSAYVSYGGLLMRLQGDANNLHGFEVDSRVYLLMKKLAF
- the POLR2H gene encoding DNA-directed RNA polymerases I, II, and III subunit RPABC3 isoform X2; the protein is MAGILFEDIFDVKDIDPEGKKFDRVSRLHCESESFKMDLILDVNIQIYPVDLGDKFRLVIASTLYEDGTLDDGEYNPTDDRPSRADQFEYVMYGKVYRIEGDETSTEAATRLSAYVSYGGLLMRLQGDANNLHGFEVDSRVYLLMKKLAF